The genomic interval GCCGCCGCCGCCTCGCCCCCCAGGCCCGTCAGCGCTTCCACCACGCCCGCCCGATCGGCCGCGTCGCGGTTCTGGCTCAACTTCCACTTGCCCATCAACCGGCTCACGGGCAGTTCCAGCCCCACCACCGCGCCCACCATCCGGTCCAGCCAGTCCGCCGGCGCGTCGGCCATGCGCCAGGGCCGCGCCGCATCACGCTCGTTCACGTCCACCAGTTCGGCCAGATGCCGCGCCAGCCAGTCGTGGTCGTCCACCACCCGCAGCGCGCCGTACGCGTGCACCACCGCGTAGTTCCACGTCGGCACCACCTTGCCGCCGGTCGCGGCCTTGCTCGGGTACCACGAGGGCGAGATGTAGCGCTCCACCCCCTGGAAGATGGCCACCGCCTCGACGCCGGCCGACAGCTGCCGCCAGATCGGGTTGCTCCGCGCCACGTGCGCGCGGAGCGTGCCGAACGGCGCCGGCGCCGGGTCGAGCACCACCGGCAGGTGATTCGCGTCCAGCCCCGCCGCCGTGAGCGCCACGAACGCGCCCAGCGGATGGGCGCGGATCAATCCATGCAG from Gemmatimonadaceae bacterium carries:
- a CDS encoding FMN-binding negative transcriptional regulator, whose amino-acid sequence is MYVPAHFEETDVAVLHGLIRAHPLGAFVALTAAGLDANHLPVVLDPAPAPFGTLRAHVARSNPIWRQLSAGVEAVAIFQGVERYISPSWYPSKAATGGKVVPTWNYAVVHAYGALRVVDDHDWLARHLAELVDVNERDAARPWRMADAPADWLDRMVGAVVGLELPVSRLMGKWKLSQNRDAADRAGVVEALTGLGGEAAAAMAEAVRGATRE